The nucleotide sequence TGGAgttgatcctcttcttctccgttagcgtatcgagtggctatttccatcatccgagtgaGGGTCATATCTCCAGTACGACCGAATTTCAGGACCAGCTCTCGATATTTAACGCCTTgcttgaaggcacacactgcttggtgctcagatacattttccactgtgtgatgcaaagtggtccacctctgaatgtaatctcttAGAGTCTCACTCGGTTTCTGTATGCAATGTTACAATTCTGTTAACCCAGCTGGTcacttgcaagtgccctcaaaaatcctgacgaacactcgggcaagctcttcccaactgaatatactgtcaggggctaactgagtcaaccatgctttggctgacccttccaacatcagaggaagatgtttcatggccacttcatcattaccgccaccaatctgcacagccactcggtaatcgtcaagccaagtttcaggattGGACTCtctagtgaacttgctgactccagtcgccaactgaAGTTGGTGTTACAGTATATGTGGATTgtactagccctttccatcagttcggacttttggttgtgttggctagtgcatgaagcttatcatGGTATCGGAGCTAAGGTCTTGAGTTTGATAGCCCCCCTTTGTGTCCACGTAGAGGCCTCTTGAGTCATACGTGAGTTTCATGCGTCGTCGCTCTCTTCTGGTTGCACGTGTTAACTTGTCTTCCCcgtcacacgtgagagggggtgttacagtatatgtggattgcactagccctttccatcagttcggacttttggttgcgttggctagtgcatgaagcttaacatttGGGAGGAAACACTGcaaccctgatggctctgctgaaacattctggacccGAAACATGAACTCTGCTACCAGTCGGATGATTTCTGTCAAGGTCCGCCCTGTGTGCCCTGTTACGGTTGACTAGACCTTGaacaagaatagatctcgcatcaaagcctgtcTCTCTAGGGTCGGCCGGTACTCTGCACTCGCCGCTGTGATGGCGTCTGTCATCGtattgccgaggcacatatgatccgctcctcggaggaggtgtgggcgCTCGACGATGGTTGTCGCGGttgagtcggtgatcatactgcccacgaccttcacgccgcaggggcgatcttgggttGTGGGCCGACTAAACTGTGTCCGCCACCACGGATcggctatggatcctattccgcgactgagacactgttGTGTTATGTTCTCCTACTGcccggagtaaggcccggatctgcatcagacctctgccagcctctgactgggaaggctaaattgactctgctattcgggccgcagctgtgagattttggatcggagtgcggtataccttaggtggaggcggaaaaaactatcgtcgactggactcagggatccgctCCCGAGCAcactcgtcgagtgcgcgctggaggttctccaattGAGTGTGCTCAGCTAAATTTGCCaggcgcacctcttccaaggcccgagccttggGGGTtcctccaacgatgggcgtgtggagtgcatccatgttgcggcgacgaagttgtttcctctgctgcgaagagaggggttcgagaTGGTACTCCTCGTGggcgcgcgacggatcgccgccaccatccccACCATCTTCACGGCGGAAACCAGGCGGACTAcgtggtccgtcgaccatcaagacttcagccgcagggtcgctgctatcgcactcggatgcagtctcaacggagccagtcgaataggccgtggagagtttcattgggctcgattgccgcgacttgatggatGACCGAATGTCGAGCCACCGCGTGTTTCATCCACcactgaagccgcgaccgaccggatcgcttgcggcggcgaacagcggggagaGAAGACACcatgggagccgaccgatactgggtcgacggctgccggagaaggacgccatgtacgcacgcgcaaaagtgcgtcgcccctcggacggggagcgcctcgacgtcaaggggagcttcctgaagccaggcggagtcgttggTGATAAaaacgagcgcaccgagacggatctcgcggccctcagccaatccaccgccggaaaccatgatgatggggatcagaaaaattgcaacttcatcaacaagtcgctaagacacccgccccacggtgggcgccaactatcgtggtccTAAGACTGGCAGTaaaaagggggtaggtatggagaggcaagatctcagctatggtgaaggtgtacacacaaggtttacgagttcaggcccttctcggtggaagtaaaagccctacatctcggtgcccggaggcaatcggctggattatatgtgtgtggtgttacagggggtgcgaacccttgtgccagagaaagggggtggcttatatagagtgcgccaggaccccagccatcctccattacaagaggttcaatgtacataaagacagggtgttactgataacgccagccataagtgctattaatgatcttaaagactacggagtgaacaccTGACCGTTGCAGTGCTGAGCGACTCatggtcttcagtaggtcgagtgattccttgtATGGTCGAGTGCCTTCAGGTAGGAGGGGTACCCAagtgatatgattggtcgagtggatggCACTCGACACCTTCGACCGGGGGTTCTTTGTTGTCTCTtggacttctttgcttctagggtagtgagcttgggtagggcgtataggtcaggtctatgaccctaccccgggtctgtatcctcatcagggAGGCCCCTCTTCTGAAACTCTACCACCTTCGTCACCCAGCTTCGTGTGATGGCTCTTCGGTTGACTCCTCCGCTTCCCCCACCACCGCTAGAGCCGGATTAAATCTTCCCTTCCCCGCCGCCACCACCGTTATGTGTTGTCTTGTGCGCGTGTgttgggcttgttgtgctgtgcCCACAGCTGAACCTTGTGTTTGTGAGGGTGTGTTGGACTGGTGCCTGCGGTGGCGTTGTGTGTGTTTGTGGGTTTTGTCTGATACCTTGTGAACGTTGTGCtcggtggttgctttatttataaagcggggtgaaagcctttttcggtaaactcTACCCCCTTCAGGACGCCTAGGATATGCTTCTTGGTCATCATGTCTTTCATCGTCTCCAGTTTGGACCTAAACACTCGGGCCACGAGGTCTGGTTGGTCCTGCAAATTTTGGCCTGGAAGTAGCGCGTCCTGTATCTCGGGCCAGTTTGGGTTGCAAGTCATAGTTAGGAAGATGGCAGGTTTGCCGAACGTCGCCAGGGTTTCTGTGGTGTCCGCATACGTCCACTTGGGAGTTTAACGGGTGCCATCTACATAATAAAGATACCAACATTAATTCTCTACATTGTAAAAGGTGTGTACCAGAAGACATTCATGTATTAGGCAGAAAGCATATGTAGGAGCAAGATTAGCACGAAAAATGACAAGAAAAAAGTAACCACAAGATTATATTATGAAAAAAGGAACCATAGGACTACACATAAAACGGTAGTACCTATTACGAAATAGAACAAGAAAGATATGTTTGCAAAGTACATGAAAATGGCATCAAAAGAATCAAGATAGAAATAATGTATGGAAGCTCCACCTGTGATCCACAATACGCTTCTCTGCCTTGGAGGATGAATTAGTTAGGGAGGATGATAAGACCTTCAGTTTGTCAACCTGCCAAGTTAAGCAAATTGTATTATTATTGCAATCCATGCTTCACCAAGTGTGTGCACAGTAACGTTGACGCTGAGTGTCCACCAAATCAATATCAGAAGTCTAGATTGAAAAAGGTAATATGAAAGCTGACATTCTCGCGGTGTCACCAATGCACATTGGTAATTGGTCCTTTGGAACCACACGACACATGCTTGAAACTTTAGCAGAAGAATCAACTATTACGACCATCATCCCAAGTGTCCAACAAATATGAGTAATAGTGCATAGTGTAGAACTATTCCATGGCAAATATATCTAAGAAGGAATACATTATAGCATAGTCCCATGACTCAACAGATCGATTCTTTAGTAATTAAGTTCAGAAATGAAGTTCCAGGAACAAAACGATAGAAGTATGCACTTTGCAGCGCAAAGCATGAAAATATTTCCCTATTGGAGATCTAAAGTATTACTTCAAAAAATGCATGAGTGTGTTTCCATTCACGTGAACTGTGTTTGTTTGGTCATTGTCCAAAACTGGATAGTTAATTTCACAATACGAAGATATCTAGCTGAACAAAGGTGTACATATAGATCACAGAAATACATGCCTTTTGGAAATGGACCTCTGAGGAATGCCTAATTGCCTTTTGTTCAAGAATGGAGAATCAAACCTGGAAGCTATCCGAAAATATATAACAAATGCTACCTCATAGGATATACCAGAGTGTACACATAATCTATTTCTTCTACTGGTGCACCAAGAGTGGCAGTAAAAATATGAGGTCAAATGCCTATTAAATATATGCACAGTATAAAAGGTGTGTACCACAAGCAAACACATTCATGTATTACTCAGAAAGCATATGCAGGAGACAGATGTGAGGTAAAAACTGAGCACAAAATGGTCGTAGAACCACAGCAGTAGCGCCAACACAATTAATCTAACAGAAAAGGTTGATCAAAGTCATCTCAGGTAGGAAATCAGTCTACAAACTCCCTGGAGCATCAAGGACACATTAAGACAAGAGTGATAACATGAAGCAATTACATGCTTGCTGGTATAAATGACTCACACAAAGCTCATGAAAATCCATAAACTTCACTCAAATTAACACACACAAACAGGGCAAGAATTCGTAAATAACCAGACGTAGTATCTAAAAAATGTACAAATTATGTACACAAATTTCTATTGCCTACCGACCTAGCTCAAGGAATGCACTCAGATACTGAAATTTAGGAGTAGTGAATACACAGATTACTATTACCTACTGACCCACCTCAAGGAAACGGATCCGAGCAGAGGTTGCCGACGCTGGACTCTGCAGTGCACCTCGCAAGCTCCTGCGCGATGCTACGATGGCCCCCTCCAGGACCACCACCTCCACCTACAAGATCGATCAATCAAAACCAAATAGCATGCAGCAACAACGTGGAGAAAAAACGGGAGTGGAGTGGAGCAGACTAACACTTCCTCGGCGGAAGAGGGCGTGTCCGGTGCCGACGACGTCGGCAACGGTCCTGCGGTCTGAGAGGCGGCGGCAGCTACTCCAGCCGCCGGATTCGACAGAGGCGACGGGAGGCGAGAGGAGAGGAAGTGAGCATCTTTGAGGGTTCGGGGGATCTTATACTCGGCGAGGTTCAAACCCAGCACGATCGGCAATCCCCACGTTCTGAGTTGACTGGCGGTTGCACACGCACGGAGTGAGGCTGgtcgtaagagcatctccaaccgttcGGCCCCAGGATGCCAAAAAAGAGCGGTCTGGGGCATGCCGGCGCTAGATCGGCCTTCTGGGGCTCGGTTCGCTCTCAGCCACGCGCCCACGGTCGCCGCGGGTTCAGCGAAGTACGTCTCAGTCTTTTTGCAAACTCGGCGACTTTTACACGAACTCGGCCATATTTCATCCAAATTTGTAAAAAACTTGGAAACATGTATGAAATACGCCTAAATAACCTAAAAACAAACTAAAAAGCCTAGCCACTGCCGCTGCCATCGCCTCCGCACCGTttacatgccgagaagcctgtagaagcgggtATAGTCGCCATcgacgtcgtcgtcatcgtcgtgcaCCCTGCTGCAGGCCTCGCCGGGGTCCCTGCTGCAACCCTCGCCGGGGTCGCCGACAGCGCTTGACGGCCCGGCCTCGTCCTCATCGCCGCTATCGATGACGATAACGCCGCCCTCCTCGGCGCGGCGACGGGCCTCGGCGTGGCTACGGGCCTGGGTTTCCAGGCACGCCCGACGCTGGCGgcgcacctgctcgcggacgtagtcctccttcgcccattTTAGGGCGGACTCGTCTTCGGGGGCCACCATGGTGGagtgctccggcttcacggggagcacgttcggctcgggcttcggccggaccaggcgGAGGGAGTGCCTCGTCGGTGCTATCGCCGGCAAGGGCTCGTTGATGATGAGGGCGCCGCTGCGAACGCGACGCCCGAGAGGTGTCCCCTCCGGCTCGGGCATGACGAGGCGGAGGGCcggcgagccggagcccgacgacgaggacgaccccggctccatTGGCCGCGGGATCCAGGAACTaccgcggcggcgagagaaggagggcCGCGTCAGGTGCTCCAGCCGCGGCacattgccggtctcgatgtggtcgaggacggcgtcgagcgtgcggccggggacgccccaccattcACGCCACCCTTCGGAGTTGAGGCGGCCACGGGGGATGACGCCGTTGACGGAGGCGATCTGCTCCTCGCGGCAGCGCTCGAAGTACAACGTCCACAGCGTTTCGCTGTCGGGcgcgtacctcggctcgttccgctACTCCCCCACCAGCGAGGAGCGGATGTGGGCGATCTCCGCCGGCCGTGCCGCCCCTTCGGGCACCGGCGGCACCGGGACGCCACCGGCGCTCAGTCGCCATGAGGCTGGCACGCGCATGTCGGGGGGCGCCGGGTACTCAGCCTCGTACAGAAGGTGCGCCTCCGGCTCCTGAAGGTGTCGGCGGCCGAAGCCATTCGCCGCAGCGCCGTCGCGAGGGTATCTCTCCGCCATGGCTTCACTCGTGGGCGGGCAGGGGTGGTGAGGGAGCTCGCCGGCGGGGAGAAGGTTGTTTCACGGGAGGGATAGGGGAAGGTTGTGGTGCTCACCGGCGGGGAGGGGTGCCTTTTATAGCCGAAGCGGGGTGGCGGGGGTGGCATGCGGGCGGACGCGTGGTGCATACAGGCGGGACGCGCGTTGGTGGCGCCTTCACtgtgccgcccgtgaggcatcaatggaggctgaccggcgcagcaaccttcgcattgattcccgcgggaaccgagtaTATGAGGTCGACGAAGCAGCCGTCTCGCTGACTCGGCAGGCCCGTGGCTATTTTGTGCCAAAACGCTCGCCCTAGCGCGTCGGGTtcgggcttgacggggcggagggccggtgagccggagcccgacgacgaggacgaccccggctccatTGCCCGCGGGATCCAGGAACTGCCGCGGCAGCGAGAGAAGGAGGGCCGCGTCAGGTGCTCCAGCCGCGGCacattgccggtctcgatgtggtcgaggacggtgTCGAGCGTGCGGCCGGGGATGCCCCACCACTCGCGCCATCCTTCGGAGTTGAGGCGGCCACGGGGGATgatgtgacgcccgggtatttaagctacagtaatcccctcctAATGTTGACATGTCATCGCAGTTAatttgctaaacctcactttgatccaaacccaACAAATTCAAAgttaaaataaagttaaattattatttcttcaaccggtaaaacaaaaatgttcggtcgtTTGCGAATATTCACTAGGTAATTAACCCGGAGGATCTAACATTAAATGGATTTTTAAATCTCCCCTGGAAATAATTAAAATGGTCATACAACACCTTTTATGCCTTTTAAAATGTGAACTTATTTTCAAACAATTCCAAATAACCCACCAAACCTTTCGAACAATGCCCAAAATATCAGTAGGTAATTATGTGAGGAGTTTCAACTTTAACTAAAATCGTTTAGTACCTACACTAAGTACATAACAGTAgctaaataaataaaacagaaaaagggaaaatagaaaccaaagaaaaaaaaagcaaagcccccctccccctgggccattcggcccaactGGGCATCGAGGCCACCAAGAGGCCCACCCCATTCCCCCTTATCTCCCCgagcgaccgaaccctagcccggtCCACCCCCACTGCTCCCACACGAACTCCACTCCCCCCTCGATCCCCTTCTCCCCccaccgatctggatcgggatcggccccgatcccgtcgACCCCGACGCCCAGCGCTCGCCGCCGCCTGACGCCGCCTCGCCGTTGGATGCCGGAGCGCTCCCCCACCGGCCTGCTTCTCCAACGGCGCCCCGACCCCATCGACCCCAACGCGCTCGCCGCCCGAAGCGCCTGGGCCTCGCTGGAGCCACCCCGCCCCGCTGCCTCCATCACCTGCTGCCCCATCgtcggaccccccccccctcctctgctcgatcccgTCTGGATCAGGGGGGATGCGGCTCCGATGTCGCCGACCGCGCTGACGCCGCCTCATCCGCAACCGTGCCGTCGCCGGACTGcctcgcccccgtcgccgccgtccgcctcgtcctctccctcgccggACCACCCCAAGCCGCCTCGAGCCCACTGCCCCTCCCTACAGCTTCGCGGTGAGCCGCCGCGCCGGCTGCAcctcccctctccttccccctctctgcTCCCGTACTTCCCCGTGGTCGCTGCTTGTGCTACGCGACCCGGCCACACCACTCGCACAGCCCCGCGCACGCTCGCCTCTGCGTCCCACAGGACTGCGGTACCGAGCGCCGCCTACAACTGCCGCTGGGCGTTGTCGTCCTCGACGTGCTCGGCCACCCCCGCGCCTCCCTTCATCGCCCCTGGACGCGGCTCGACCCCATGTTCGACGCGGCCAACCGCGTGCGGTTTGGCCACACCGGACGGCGAGTCCCGAACCCCGCCGCCGTTTTCTGTGCTCGCCGGCGGGCACGCGCGCACACACGTTTAGCCAGTGGGT is from Triticum aestivum cultivar Chinese Spring chromosome 1B, IWGSC CS RefSeq v2.1, whole genome shotgun sequence and encodes:
- the LOC123078074 gene encoding uncharacterized protein; its protein translation is MAERYPRDGAAANGFGRRHLQEPEAHLLYEAEYPAPPDMRVPASWRLSAGGVPVPPRNEPRYAPDSETLWTLYFERCREEQIASVNGVIPRGRLNSEGWREWWGVPGRTLDAVLDHIETGNVPRLEHLTRPSFSRRRGSSWIPRPMEPGSSSSSGSGSPALRLVMPEPEGTPLGRRVRSGALIINEPLPAIAPTRHSLRLVRPKPEPNVLPVKPEHSTMVAPEDESALKWAKEDYVREQVRRQRRACLETQARSHAEARRRAEEGGVIVIDSGDEDEAGPSSAVGDPGEGCSRDPGEACSRVHDDDDDVDGDYTRFYRLLGM